The sequence below is a genomic window from Ciceribacter thiooxidans.
AGCAGCATCTGCGCCGCGCCGGTTTCGTCGATCACATCGATCGCCTTGTCCGGCAGCTTGCGGTCGGAGATGTAGCGCGCCGAAAGCTCGACCGCCGCCTTGATGGCCTCGTTCGTGTAGCGGAGCTTGTGATAGTCCTCGAAATAGGGCTTCAGGCCCTTCATGATCTCGATCGCGTCGTCGATCGAAGGCTCGTTGACGTCGATCTTCTGGAAGCGACGGACGAGCGCCCGGTCCTTCTCGAAGAACTGCCGGTATTCCTTGTAGGTCGTCGACCCGATACAGCGGATCGCACCCGAGGAGAGCGCCGGCTTCAGGAGGTTCGAGGCGTCCATGGCGCCGCCCGATGTCGCACCCGCACCGATGACAGTGTGGATCTCGTCGATAAAGAGCACGGCGCCCGGATACTCCTCGAGTTCCTTGACCACCTGCTTCAAGCGCTCCTCGAAGTCACCGCGGTACCGGGTGCCGGCGAGCAGCGTCCCCATGTCGAGCGAGAAGATCGTCGCATCCTTCAGCGCGTCGGGGACCTTGCCCTCGACGATGCGCTTGGCGAGACCTTCGGCGATCGCCGTCTTGCCGACGCCGGGATCGCCGACATAGAGCGGGTTGTTCTTGGAACGGCGGCAAAGCACCTGGATCGTGCGGTTGACCTCGTCGTTGCGGCCGATCAGCGGGTCGATCCGACCGGCGCGGGCCTTCTCGTTGAGGTTGACGCAGTAGGCCTTGAGGGCTTCCTGTTTGCCCTTGGAGGCGCCCTCTTCCTGGTCGCGCGCCTGCTTGGCCTCAGCTTCTCCCTCCTCGGCACCACGCGGCGGGCGAACCTGCGACGCGCCCGGACGCTTGCCGATGCCGTGGGAAATGTAGTTGACCGCGTCGTAGCGGGTCATTTCCTGCTCCTGCAGGAAATAGGCCGCGTGGCTCTCGCGCTCGGCGAAAATCGCAACCAGCACGTTGGCGCCGGTCACCTCTTCGCGGCCGGAGGACTGCACATGAATGACCGCGCGCTGGATGACACGCTGAAAGCCGGAGGTCGGCTTGGAATCCTCGTCATAACCCGTCACCAGGTTCGACAATTCGTTGTCGACATAGTCGCTTACAGTCTTACGAAGCACATCGAGGTTGACGTTGCACGCCCCCATCACGGCCGCCGCATCAGCATCGTCGATCAGCGCGAGCAGAAGGTGTTCGAGCGTGGCATATTCGTGATGCCGCTCGTTCGCGTAGGTCAGTGCCTGGTGCAGCGCCTTCTCGAGGCTCGGAGAAAATGTTGGCACGTCAAATCCTCACTTCTTTTCCATCACACATTGCAGCGGGTGCTCGTGCTGCCGGGCGAAATCCATCACCTGGCTGACCTTGGTTTCGGCAACCTCGTAGGTGAAGATGCCGCACTCCCCGACGCCATGATTGTGAACATGCAACATGATGCGCGTGGCCGCCTCCCTGTCCTTCTGGAAGAAGCGCTCCAGGATGTGGATCACGAATTCCATCGGGGTGTAGTCGTCGTTGAGCAGCAGCACGCGATACAGATTCGGCTTTTTGGTCTTCGGCTTCGTGCGCGTGATGACGGACGTGCCGCGACCCGCGTTGTCCCCGTCACCTTTCTGCTGCATGAAGACCGGCGTGGCGATCATGTTCTTCCATTCTCCAGTGGTTCGCCGGACGGCTGGCGCCGAAGCGAACACTTAGCACATTAAGGTAGTTCGTAATTTGGTGATTTTAAGCCCCCCGCAAAGGAGTGCAAACACATTTGCGTCGTAACGGCCGCGACCGCAGAGAAAAGCGGGGACAGCACAAGGGAGAACGCACAAGGCCGGCCACGGGTCCCGTGGCCGGCCTTGGTTTATTCGGATGCGCGATGGCGCGTAGGTTTGCCTCAGGCGGCCGTCGCGGCCGGGACACCGGCGGACTTCGACGCCTTCGCGGCCGGCGTCTCGTACGGCTTGTAGGCACTCTTGGCCAGGTCTGCGTACATTTCCGTCAGCTTCGTCGCCTCGGAAACGAAGCCCTCGTAGGCGCCCTTGACGAAATTCGTCTGCAGTTCGAGCGCACCTTCGACGCTCTTCACGCCTGTCAGGCTTTCCATATGCGCAACCGCATCCTGGAACGACTTCTTCGAATACTCGGTGGCTTCCGTCGCGATGGCCTGGAAGCCCTTCGCGATCTCTGCATAGTTCTTCAGCATCGCGTCCATGGCTTCCTTGCCCTTCGTGTTCGCATCATCGAAATTAAACATACGGCAGTGTCCCTTCTGCTTCATTTCGCTGCTGACCCACATAGCACATGCACAATTTTTGTCAATTGTTTTCCGCGATGCAATATCCCGCATTGGTTGTATACACCGGTAAAACAAAAGGCCGCCCGAGATGCGGAACGGCCCTTTTTGCTGATAAGGCAGACATATATCAGTAAATCTGCAACTTCAGGCTTAGAGATCGACGTCGAGGATCGCCATCGAGAAATTGTAGGAGAGATCGCCGTCCTCGTCGTCGCGGAAGACGACGCCGAGAAACTCGTCACCGAGATAGACTTCCGCGGAGTCGTCCTTGCGGGGACGAGCCTTGACCACGATGGCCGGGTTGAACGTCCGCTTGAAATAGGCGTCGAGCTTCTTGATTTCGTCGGGCTTCACTACAGTTCTCCATGGGGCGATTCAAGTTCGGGGCGCTTGTCGCACGGCCGCTCGGATGATGTAAAGACGCGGCTGCGGACAAATGACCACCGACCGGATCCCCTCGTCCGCCGTTATCGGCGCGGTTCTTCTGGTTCACGCCTCCGAGGCGAGTATCTGGTCCATCGAACGGGCCGGCTCGGCGCAGCCCGCCTCGCCCACGACCCGGGCCGGAACGCCGGCCACGGTCGAGCCCTTCGGAACCGGCTTCAAGACCACGGAGCCGGCAGCGACACGCGAGCAGCAACCGACCTCGATATTGCCGAGCACCTTCGCGCCCGCGCCGATCAGCACGCCGTCGCCGATCTTCGGGTGACGGTCGCTTCCCTCCTTGCCCGTACCGCCGAGGGTGACGCCGTGCAGGATCGAGACATTGTCGCCGATCCGCGCCGTCTCGCCGACAACGAGGCCCGTGGCATGGTCGAGGAATATCCCCTTGCCGATCCGTGCCGCCGGGTTGATATCCGTCTGGAAGACGCTGGAAGAGCGGCTCTGCAGATAGAGCGCGAAATCGCGCCGTCCGCGGTTCCAGAGCCAGTGTGCGAGGCGGTGGGTCTGGATTGCATGGAATCCCTTGAAATACAGGACCGGCTCCATGAAACGCGTGCAGGCAGGGTCACGGTCGTAGACCGCCTGGATGTCGACGCGCATGATCTGGCCCCATTCCGGCCAGTCCCTCACCATTTCCTCGAACGTCTGCCGCAGCAGGATCGCCTGAAGGTCCGCATGATCGAGCCGTTCGCAGATCCGGTAGATGACGCAGTCTTCAAGCGAGCGATGGTTGAGGACAGTCGAATAGAGAAAGGCGGCCAGGAGCGGATCATGCTCGGCTGCCGTGCGGGCCTCGTGGCGAAGCGAATCCCAGATGGGGTCCATCGACTTGATATGTTCGCCGTGGAGGACTTCTGTCTTTGCGGCCATTGCCGGTCTCCTCTGTTCCATCGCCTGTATATTATATAGGCTAACGCCGACGCAAACCAGATGGGCAGGACCGATGAAGCAAATCCGTGATTTCGCTGCAGGAAGAATTCGCGCCGAAAGCCGCGAAGGCATCGGCTTCCTGACCATCGACAATCCGGAGCGCAAGAACGCCATCACCGCGGCCATGTGGCGGGCGATCCCGGACGCCATTCACTGGCTGTGCGGTGAGGCCGGCGCGCGCGCGATCGTGCTGTCGGGTGCAGGCGAACACGATTTCAGCGCGGGCGCCGATATTTCCGAGTTCCCCGTCGTACGCAACGACACCGCGACCGCACGGCTTTATGAGGCCGACAACAGTGCAGCCTTCGCCGCTGTCAGGGAAGCGCGTGTGCCCGTCATCGCCGCGATCCGCGGCATCTGCTACGGCGGCGGCTTCGGACTTGCGGCGGCGTGCGACATCAGGATCGCCGACGAGACGGCGGCCTTTGCGGTGCCGGCCGCGCGCCTCGGCCTCGCCTATCCGGCCGACGCCGTTCAGGACTTTGCGCGATCGCTCGGCGATCAGATGGCGCGCAAGGTGCTCTATACCGGGCGCGCAATGCGCACCGCCGAACTGCTCGCCTGCGGCTTCCTGCTCGACGTCACGGCGCCGGAGACGCTGAGCGACAGGGTTTTCGCGCTCGCCGAGATGATCGCCTCCAATGCCCCGCTTTCGGTGCAGGCGTCGAAGCTCGCCCTGAGAGCCGTCGCTGAAGTCGATGACGACCTTCTGCGCGAAGCGGAGGTTGTCGGAGCCTCGACCTTCGACAGCGCCGACTATGCCGAGGGCCGGCGCGCCTTCTCGGAAAAGCGTAAACCGGTGTTCACCGGTGAGTAGACGAGGCGACGGTCACTGGCGACCGATCTCGCGATAGAAATCAAGCACGGCCTTCTTGAAGACCTTGTCACCGACCGCAAGCATATGGTCGCGGTTCGGAATATCGACCGCCCTCGCGTCCGGCATCAGCGCCGCCAGTTCCTCCGGAGAACCGGCGATGTCGTCCCTGGTGCCGACGGCGATCAAGGTCGGGACATCGACGCGCGCGATATCGGCGCGATCGACGAGCACGCGGGACTCCTGGATGCAGGCGGCGAGCGCAATGCGATCACTGCGGGTCTGTTCGGCAAAGGCCCGGAACATTCGTCCCCTCTCATGGGTCACGTCGGAAATCGACGGCGCCAGCAACGCCTCGGCGATCGGATCCCAGTCGCCGACGCCATCGCAGAGCCCGATGCCGAGCCCGCCGAAGACCAGCGAACGCACGCGGTGGGGATGCTCGAGCGCCATGAAGGCGGAAATCCTGGCCCCCATCGAATAGCCCATCACGTCGGCATCGGGCAGGCCGAGATGGGTCAGCAATGCGGCGGCATCCGCCGCCATCCGCGACGGATGATAGGCCTCCGGCTCATGCGGCCGATCGCTGGCTCCATGGCCGCGATTGTCGATTGCGATGACGCGGTAGCCGGCCTCCCCCAGCGTCTTCAGCCAGCCCGGATGAACCCAGTTCACCGTCGCCGTCGAGGCAAACCCGTGGATCAGCAGGATCGGCGGGCCGGACGGATCGCCGGCATCGAAATAGGCGAGCTGCAAGCCGTCGTGATAGAAAAGGGAGAATGCCGGCGCATTCAGGTTCATCGCTTCGATCCATGTCTTATTCGGGGCGTGACGGCGCGCACCTTAGTGAAACGTGCCCGCGCATCAAAGGCGCATTGCTCTCTTTTCTGTGGGTTTGGCGCGTGTTTGTCTCTACACATTCGCGGCGAAGGAGGATAATGTCCGCCGCAAAGCAAAAAGGCATTCGGAGAGACATATGGCCGGGCACACCATTCCCCACTTCCAGAACGACGGCGGACACCGCATGATCGAGATCGGCGTGAAGGAGTTCATGTGCACGGGCGCTTCCGCTCCCTTCGATCACCCGCACATCTTCATCGACATGGGCGACGACAACGAAAAGGTCTGCTCCTACTGCTCGACCCTCTATCGCTATAACCCGTCGCTGAAGGCCGAACAGACCGACCCCGCCGGTTGCGTCTATCACGTCAAGGCGGCCTGACGCCCCCCGCATTCCACGATCGGCAAGGCCATGTCCACCAACGTCGTCGCCATCATCGGAGCCGGGATGGCGGGGCTTACGGCTGCCCTGTCGCTGGCGCGACACGGGATCCGTAGCGAAATCCTCGAACAGGCACCACAGCTCGGCGAGGTCGGAGCCGGCCTGCAGATTTCGCCCAATGCCTCGCGAATCCTTCGCGAACTCGGCGTCCTCGGCGAGATCGAGAAGCGGTGGTGCGAGCCGCAAGAAATCCGGTTGAAATCCGGCGTGACACTTGGGGCACTGGCCGCCGTCCCGGTCGGCGCCTTCGCACGGGAGCGCTGGGGCGCACCCTACGGCGTCCTGCACCGATCGACGCTGCAACAGGCGCTGCTTTCGGCGGTCTTGCGCAATCCGCTCTGCAAGGTTCACCTCGGCTGTCACATCGAAAAGCCGGGCGACACGGAGATCGCCCGCGCGATCGGTGAGCAGCCGGATCTCGTCATCGGCGCCGACGGCGTCTGGTCGAGAGCCCGCGCCCGCATCCCCGGGGCACCGAAGTCATCCTTTTCCGGCAACATCGCCTGGCGCTTCACGATCGCAGGAGGAGGCGCGCCGAACTTCCTCGATCCGCTGAATGTCACTGCCCTCCTCGGCCCGAACAGCCACCTCGTCTGTTACCCGCTGAAAGAGATCGGCGGTTTCAACGTCGTGGCGATCGCCGCGGGCGTCGACCCCGGAGAAACCTGGTCGGAGGAAGGCAGCGAGCGACAGAGGCGCACGCTCACCGAGCAATTCTCCGGGTGGAACCCCGCTATCCGGACCCTGCTTTCGAGTTTGCGCGGCGCAACCTTCTGGCCGCTCTACCAGGCGGGCCCTGGCCGATGGCAGAACGGTCGCGACACGGTGCTGATCGGTGATGCGGCGCATGCGATGATGCCGTTTGCGGCGCAGGGGGCGGCGATGGCCATCGAAGACGCCTTCGAACTTGCCGGTCTCGTCGCGCGCACGCCGCTCCCCGAAGCACTCGCAACCTACGAGAACGTTCGCCAGGCGCGCGCCGCGCGTGTCGGCAAACGCGGTGCGTTCAACCGCTTCGCCTATCATGCGCGCGGCCCTGTGCGCATCGCCCGCGACCTAGTGCTTGCGACACGATCGCCGCAGAGCCTCGCCGCCGATCTGGACTGGCTCTACGGCTATCACGCAAAGGGCTGACGTCAGGCCGCGACGGCAGCCCTGAACCCGCGTTCGAGGTCGGCGATGATGTCCTCGACGTTCTCCAGCCCGATCTGCAGGCGAATGACCGGACCTTCGGCCGGCGCGGTGCGAATCTTGCGGTCGGAGAGGTCGACCATGACAGCCAGGCTCTCGTAGCCGCCCCAGGAATAGCCGAGCCCGAAGAGCGAGAGTTCATTGAGGAAGGCCCGCGCCTTCGGCTTGAAGTTTTCCCGCTCATCCACCTTCAGGACGAAGGAGAAGATGCCGCTCGCGCCCTTGAAGTCCCGCTTCCAGATGTCGTGGCCGGGGCAACTCGGCAGGCCCGGGTGCAGGACCGTCGCGACGTCGTCGCGAGCCTCAAGCCACCTGGCGACAGAAAGTGCGCTTCTGTTGTGATGTTCCAGCCGGAGATTCATCGTCCGCAGCCCGCGCAGGATCATGTAGGAATCGTCCGGCGAGCCGCAGATGCCGAGCGTGCCGTTTGCTTCCTTCAGCTGCGGCCAGTGGGCGGCATTGGCCGAGACCGTTCCCATCAGGATGTCGGAATGGCCGGACGGGTACTTCGTCGCCGCATGGATCGATATGTCGACGCCGAAATCGAGCGGCTTGAAATAGAGCGGCGTCGCCCAGGTATTGTCCATCGTGACGACACAGCCATGCCTGTGCGCAGCCTCGGAGATCGCGCGGATATCCTGCATCTCGAAGGTGTTGGAACCCGGTGCCTCCGTGTGGACGAGTTTCGTATTCGGCCGGATCAGCGCCTCGATCCCGGACCCGATCGCCGGATCGTAGTATTCGACGGTCACGCCGAGGCGGATCAGCATCGTGTCGCAGAAGTGGCGGCAGGGGCCGTAGACCGAATCGACGATGAGTGCGTGATCGCCGGCCGACAGGAAAGCGAGGAACGGGACCGTGATCGCCGCAAGGCCGCTCGGGACCAGAATGGTGCCGGCCGACCCTTCGAGCTCGTCGATCGCCTCGCAGAGCGCGTCCGTCGTCGGCGTGCCCCGCGTGCCATAGGTATACTTCTGCGACCGCGTTTCCATGGTCTCCACATTCGGGAACAGAACGGTCGAGGCATGGACCACGGGAGGGTTGACGAAGCCGTAATAGCTCATCGGATCATGGCCGACGTGGCACAAGCGCGTGTCCGTACCGGCGGCCGCCAGCATCTCTTTTCTGTCTCTCATGAGAACCAAGCCTTTCCTCGGGGATATGACGAGCGGATTTGTCGTATCCTCGAGGAAGGACGTCAAGGCGCGTCGAGGCATCCTCAACCGGAGTTTCGATGGTGGTTATGCGGTAAATCGGTGCTTTTTTAGCCAATTTCCGATTTTTTCCGCCATTTTCTGCCTGATTTTGATGCGGATAAGGCATTTTTCCAATTTTCTGCCCCATTTCGCGGACCGCAGTCTTGACCGTGGTTCATTTTAAGACTGTGATAGCGCGGCTCGCACCGGGAGGTCAGCGGGCCGGCGGAGGCATGAAATCGTTACAGCGAAGCGTGACCGTCGAATATTTCAAGAACAATAGACAAAGGTTGGGAAAAATGAACAAGAAGCTTCTGTCAGTCGCTCTCGGCGCTGCAGTCGTCGGCTTTGGCGCACCGGCTGCATTCGCCGGCACGCTCGACGACGTGAAGGCAAAGGGTTTCGTGCAGTGCGGCGTAAACGGCTCCAATCTCGCCGGCTTTGGCGCCCAGGACTCCTCGGGCAACTGGTCCGGCCTTGACGTCGATGTGTGCCGTGCCGTTGCCGCTGCCGTTTTCGGCGATGCGACCAAGGTCAAGTACACCCCTCTCTCGGCTAAGGACCGCTTCCCGGCCCTGCAGTCGGGCGAAATCGACATGCTGGCCCGTAACACGACCTGGACCGCCAGCCGCGACTCGCAGCTCGGCTTCGACTTCCGCGTCGTCAACTATTACGACGGTCAGGGCTTCATGGTTCCGAAGAGCCTCAACGTAAAGTCGGCACTCGAGCTCTCGGGCGCTGCCGTCTGCGTTCAGTCCGGCACGACGACCGAACTCAACCTCGCCGACTATTTCAAGGCCAACGGCCTCGAGTACAAGCCGGTCGTGTTCGAAAAGCAGGAAGAAGTCGACGCCGCCTATCAGTCCGGCCGTTGCGACGTTTACACGACCGACCAGTCCGGCCTGTATTCGATCCGTCTGTCGCTGGCCAACCCCGACGATCATATGGTTCTGCCGGAAATCATCTCCAAGGAACCGCTCGGCCCGGCCGTTCGCCAGAACGACTCCAAGTGGCTCGACGTCGTAACCTGGGCCCATTTCGCCATGGTCGCTAGCGAAGAGTTCGGCATCACTTCCGCCAACGTCGACGAAATGGCGAAGTCCGAAAACCCGGACATCAAGCGCTTCCTCGGCGAGGAAAAGGACCAGACCATCGGCAAGGACCTCGGCCTTGACGAAAAGTGGGCCTACAACATCGTCAAGCAGGTCGGCAACTACGGCGAGTCCTTCGAGCGCAACGTCGGCGCGGGCAGCCCGCTGAAGATCGAGCGCGGCCTGAACGCCCTGTGGACCAAGGGCGGTCTGCAGTACGCTCCGCCGATCCGCTAAGCGGTCGCAACCAGCATACCGGGAAGGCGCCTCGGCGCCTTTCCGATCGACAGAGTGAAAAAAGGCAGCTACGAAAAATGATGGCTGCGAACAGGGGATAATGCATGGCAGTGGTCGCCTCGGGCCGGGACGGCAATAGCCGTTCGGTGCACTCTTTGCTGTACAATCCAGCTTTCCGTCAGTTCGTCTATCAGGGACTGACTCTTGTCTTCATCATCTGGCTGTTCTGGTTTGCCGGAACCAACGCCGCCCAGAACCTCGCCCGCGCCAACATGACGGCCGGGTTCGAATTTCTGAGGAACCGCGCGGGCTTCGACATCGCCCAGACGCCGATCGCCTACTCAAGCGACAATACGTATCTGCAGGCGCTCACGGTCGGCCTCGTCAACACCTTGATCATCGCCGTGAGCGGGATCATCACGGCGAGCATCATCGGCCTGATCGTCGGCATCGGTCGACTGTCGCACAACTGGCTGATCTCCCGCCTTGCGACCGTGTATGTCGAGATATTCCGCAACATCCCGCCGCTGCTCGTGATCTTCTTCTGGTACAAGGGCGTACTGTCGCTGTTGCCGGAGGTCCGCTCGGCGCTGGCACTGCCGCTCTCCGTCTTCGTGAGCAACCGCGGCATATACATGCCGGCACCGGTCTTCGGCGAGGGCATAGGGCTTGTCGTCGCCGCCTTTGTCGCAGGCATCGTGGCCGCGATCCTTTACTCGCGGTGGGCGACGAAGAGACAGCTCGCTACGGGCAAGCGTCCGCCGGTCCTCTGGACCAACATAGCATTGATCGTCGGATTGCCGCTCGTCGTCTTCGTCGTCCTCGGTGCGCCGATCACTTTCGACATTCCGGAGCTCGGCAAGTTCAACATGCGCGGCGGCACCGTCATCGGTCCGGAGTTCCTGTCGCTTTACATGGCACTGTCCTTCTACACGGCGGCGTTCATCGCCGAGATCGTGCGCGCCGGCATCCGCGGCGTGTCGAAGGGCCAGACGGAAGCTGCGAGCGCGCTCGGCTTGCGCAGCGGTCCGACGACGCGTCTCGTCGTTCTGCCACAGGCGCTGCGGATCATCATTCCGCCGCTCACCTCGCAGTACCTGAACCTGACCAAGAACTCCTCGCTTGCCGTTGCCATCGGTTATGCCGATCTGGTCGCGGTCGGCGGCACGATCCTCAACCAGTCGGGCCATTCGATCGAGATCATCGCGATCTGGATGCTGATCTACGTGTCGATCAGCCTCGCGACCTCTCTCTTCATGAACTGGTTCAACGCCAAGATGGCTCTGGTGGAGCGCTGACATGAGCGAAAACAACGTCTCCTATCTCCGCCAGGAGTTCCTGGCACCCCGCCCCGCCCCGCTGAGTGATCGCTCGGTGTTCGGCTGGGCCCGCAAGAACCTGTTTGCGAGCCCGCTCGACGCGGTCACGTCGGTCATCTTCGGCACGATCATCGTCTGGTTCGTCGTGTCGACGTTCGACTGGCTGTTCATCTCGGCGGTCTGGACCGGCGAAGGCCGCGCAGACTGCGCCACAATCGCCCAGGGCGGGATCCAGCCGAATGGCTGGAGTGGCGCCTGCTGGGCCTATGTCGGCGACTGGTTCACCCAGTTCATGGTCGGCTCCTATCCCCGCGATCAGCTGTGGCGTCCGATCCTTGTCGCCGTCCTCTTCGTGGGCCTGCTCGTTCCGCTGCTGGTTCCTTCAGTGCCGCGCAAGGGGCTCAACGCCCTTCTGCTCTTTGTTGCGCTGCCGATCGTCGCCTATGTGCTGCTACTCGGCGGCTGGTTCGGCCTCTCCCATGTGGAAACCAGCCAGTGGGGCGGCCTGATGGTGACGCTGCTGCTGTCCTTCGTCGGCATCGTCGTCTCCCTGCCCTTCGGCATCGTGCTCGCGCTCGGGCGTCGCTCCGACATGCCGATCGTACGCTCCGCCTCGATCGGCTTCATCGAGCTCGTCCGCGGCGTGCCGCTGATCACCGTGCTCTTCATGGCGAGCGTGCTGCTGCCGCTCTTCCTGACGCCCGGCAACAACATCGACAAGTTCGTGCGCGCACTTGTCGGCGTCTCGATCTTCGCCTCGGCCTACATGGCCGAAGTCATCCGCGGCGGCCTGCAGGCCATTCCGAAAGGTCAGTACGAAGGGGCTGACTCGCTCGGCCTTACCTACTGGCAGAAGATGATCCTGATCATCATGCCGCAGGCGATCAAGCTGGTCATTCCGGGCATCGTCAACACCTTCATCGGCATGTTCAAGGACACCTCGCTCGTGTCGATCATCAACATGTACGACCTGCTCGGCATCGTGAAGGCGAGCTTCGGCGACGCCAGCTGGCTGACACCGGTGACGCCGCTCACCGGCCTGATCTTCGCCGGCTTCGTATTCTGGCTGTTCTGTTTCGGGATGTCGCGCTACTCGGCTTTCGTCGAGCGCCGCCTGGACAGAGGCCACAAGAGATAAATGAGAGGAACAAACATGGCCCAGCAAGCCGTTCAACCCGGAATTTCGCAGACGGAAGTCGCGGTCGAAATCGTCAACATGAACAAGTGGTACGGGGATTTCCACGTGCTGCGCGACGTCAACCTCAAGGTCATGAAGGGCGAGCGCATCGTCATCGCCGGTCCCTCGGGCTCCGGCAAGTCGACCATGATCCGCTGCATCAACCGGCTTGAGGAGCATCAGGCCGGACAGATCGTCGTCGACGGCATCGAACTCACCAACGACCTGAAGAAGATCGATGAAGTCCGTCGCGAAGTCGGCATGGTGTTCCAGCACTTCAACCTCTTCCCGCACCTGACGATCCTCGAGAACTGCACGCTTGCCCCGATCTGGGTTCGCAAGATGCCGAAGAAGGAAGCCGAGGAAGTCGCCATGCACTTCCTGACGCGCGTGAAGATCCCGGAGCAGGCCAACAAGTACCCGGGCCAGCTCTCCGGCGGCCAGCAGCAGCGCGTGGCGATCGCGCGCGCGCTCTGCATGAAGCCGAAGATCATGCTCTTCGACGAGCCGACCTCTGCGCTCGACCCGGAAATGGTCAAGGAAGTTCTCGATACCATGGTGGGTCTCGCCGAAGAGGGCATGACCATGCTCTGCGTGACGCACGAAATGGGCTTCGCCCGCCAGGTCGCGAACCGCGTGATCTTCATGGACCAGGGTCAGATCGTCGAACAGAACTCGCCGGCCGAGTTCTTCGACAATCCGCAGCACGAGCGCACGAAGCTGTTCCTGAGCCAGATCCTGCACTGAGCGGCAGGCTCCGCGCCGATACGAAAACCCGCCCGGCTGGTCGCCGCGGCGGGTTTTTCTTTGCTTCCC
It includes:
- a CDS encoding cystathionine beta-lyase is translated as MRDRKEMLAAAGTDTRLCHVGHDPMSYYGFVNPPVVHASTVLFPNVETMETRSQKYTYGTRGTPTTDALCEAIDELEGSAGTILVPSGLAAITVPFLAFLSAGDHALIVDSVYGPCRHFCDTMLIRLGVTVEYYDPAIGSGIEALIRPNTKLVHTEAPGSNTFEMQDIRAISEAAHRHGCVVTMDNTWATPLYFKPLDFGVDISIHAATKYPSGHSDILMGTVSANAAHWPQLKEANGTLGICGSPDDSYMILRGLRTMNLRLEHHNRSALSVARWLEARDDVATVLHPGLPSCPGHDIWKRDFKGASGIFSFVLKVDERENFKPKARAFLNELSLFGLGYSWGGYESLAVMVDLSDRKIRTAPAEGPVIRLQIGLENVEDIIADLERGFRAAVAA
- a CDS encoding amino acid ABC transporter substrate-binding protein, with the translated sequence MNKKLLSVALGAAVVGFGAPAAFAGTLDDVKAKGFVQCGVNGSNLAGFGAQDSSGNWSGLDVDVCRAVAAAVFGDATKVKYTPLSAKDRFPALQSGEIDMLARNTTWTASRDSQLGFDFRVVNYYDGQGFMVPKSLNVKSALELSGAAVCVQSGTTTELNLADYFKANGLEYKPVVFEKQEEVDAAYQSGRCDVYTTDQSGLYSIRLSLANPDDHMVLPEIISKEPLGPAVRQNDSKWLDVVTWAHFAMVASEEFGITSANVDEMAKSENPDIKRFLGEEKDQTIGKDLGLDEKWAYNIVKQVGNYGESFERNVGAGSPLKIERGLNALWTKGGLQYAPPIR
- a CDS encoding amino acid ABC transporter permease, with the translated sequence MAVVASGRDGNSRSVHSLLYNPAFRQFVYQGLTLVFIIWLFWFAGTNAAQNLARANMTAGFEFLRNRAGFDIAQTPIAYSSDNTYLQALTVGLVNTLIIAVSGIITASIIGLIVGIGRLSHNWLISRLATVYVEIFRNIPPLLVIFFWYKGVLSLLPEVRSALALPLSVFVSNRGIYMPAPVFGEGIGLVVAAFVAGIVAAILYSRWATKRQLATGKRPPVLWTNIALIVGLPLVVFVVLGAPITFDIPELGKFNMRGGTVIGPEFLSLYMALSFYTAAFIAEIVRAGIRGVSKGQTEAASALGLRSGPTTRLVVLPQALRIIIPPLTSQYLNLTKNSSLAVAIGYADLVAVGGTILNQSGHSIEIIAIWMLIYVSISLATSLFMNWFNAKMALVER
- a CDS encoding amino acid ABC transporter permease, whose product is MSENNVSYLRQEFLAPRPAPLSDRSVFGWARKNLFASPLDAVTSVIFGTIIVWFVVSTFDWLFISAVWTGEGRADCATIAQGGIQPNGWSGACWAYVGDWFTQFMVGSYPRDQLWRPILVAVLFVGLLVPLLVPSVPRKGLNALLLFVALPIVAYVLLLGGWFGLSHVETSQWGGLMVTLLLSFVGIVVSLPFGIVLALGRRSDMPIVRSASIGFIELVRGVPLITVLFMASVLLPLFLTPGNNIDKFVRALVGVSIFASAYMAEVIRGGLQAIPKGQYEGADSLGLTYWQKMILIIMPQAIKLVIPGIVNTFIGMFKDTSLVSIINMYDLLGIVKASFGDASWLTPVTPLTGLIFAGFVFWLFCFGMSRYSAFVERRLDRGHKR
- a CDS encoding amino acid ABC transporter ATP-binding protein: MAQQAVQPGISQTEVAVEIVNMNKWYGDFHVLRDVNLKVMKGERIVIAGPSGSGKSTMIRCINRLEEHQAGQIVVDGIELTNDLKKIDEVRREVGMVFQHFNLFPHLTILENCTLAPIWVRKMPKKEAEEVAMHFLTRVKIPEQANKYPGQLSGGQQQRVAIARALCMKPKIMLFDEPTSALDPEMVKEVLDTMVGLAEEGMTMLCVTHEMGFARQVANRVIFMDQGQIVEQNSPAEFFDNPQHERTKLFLSQILH